In Trichocoleus sp. FACHB-46, the sequence GAATACTCATCCGTTAGCGCTTTGATGAATACTGATAACGAGCGATCGGCAGGGATTTTTTGCAACGCTTGCAGGCTAAACTTCCGGAAACTGTCAGAACTAGGTGCTCAAACTGAGGGCAGGAGCCAGTCTACCAAGTAGAGGCTTCTGCCCTCACCTTCCATCCAGCGGCTTTCCATGAATTCGCCCACTGCAGCTGCACCCACGACTCCACTGCAACGCACGACTAATTTACGGTTACTCTGTATTTCGCTGCAAGGCGTATCGTCGCACCTTCAACGATCGCCAAACAGTAATTCAATCAGAGCTTCCACTAGGCGATCGAAAGTCATATCCAGGATGTCCTTGCCTTGCAGCATCTCCATCATTTGATAGTAGTAGCTCAACGTTCCAGAAATAATCCAGGCCACGGCTGCTGGGTCTGAACTGCGGAGTTGAGGAGCCGCTTTCAGGAGATCCGCTGAAACTTCCAAGCCCGGTTTTTCAAAATGCTTGACGTAGAACCGAGCTAGATCAGGAAACCTTCCCGATTCCCCCACAATCAACCGATAAAAGTTCATGCGCATCGGGTCAAGATTTTCAGGAGTAATGCTCTTCTGCGCTAGGATTCGTAGCTGTTCTACAGGATCAGTCGGCAGCGGCTCTGAGGCAAACACCTGTTGGAGATGCTGCTCAGCAGTGTATTGCACGATCGCCGCAAATAGCTTTTCCTTACTCTCGAAGTAGCTGTAGAGCGTTTCCTTTGATACTCCTGCCGTGGTCGCAATCCGAGCCATGCTGGTCGCGGCATAGCCACCTTGCAAAAACTCTTGCAGGGCTCCTTGCAAAATTTGCTCTGCTTTGGCGGCTTGCTTAGCTTCCTTAGGCATGGTACGACCTGAACTAATTCACTCATCGTACCGTACAGTACGGTCTCAAGACTACCTGATCGGGTGAATTGGTAATCAAATCACTTGGACTACGATTTAAGTCAATCGAACTAGACCGTTCGGTTCGGCTAATAGCCGACAGTTGCTAAACCCTGTGATTTTTTGGAGAAACACTTATGAAGACGGTCGTACAGCACGCCCAACCTAAAATTCTTGAACCGGGTCAGGGGGATATGCATTCTATGCTGACGCACACACTCGTATGGAATCTGGATGGAAACGATACGAACGGTCAGTATGCTGTGTTTGAGATGATCGATGCGG encodes:
- a CDS encoding TetR/AcrR family transcriptional regulator translates to MPKEAKQAAKAEQILQGALQEFLQGGYAATSMARIATTAGVSKETLYSYFESKEKLFAAIVQYTAEQHLQQVFASEPLPTDPVEQLRILAQKSITPENLDPMRMNFYRLIVGESGRFPDLARFYVKHFEKPGLEVSADLLKAAPQLRSSDPAAVAWIISGTLSYYYQMMEMLQGKDILDMTFDRLVEALIELLFGDR